In Bactrocera neohumeralis isolate Rockhampton chromosome 5, APGP_CSIRO_Bneo_wtdbg2-racon-allhic-juicebox.fasta_v2, whole genome shotgun sequence, the genomic window aggtcttcggtgaAAACTGTTAGACGCGAGCAGGTGCttttgattggtaaaaattattcaaagagagcCAAGAACGCGTTGGCGACGAACCATGACCGGAACGGCTTTCAACATCATCTTCGTTTGACACCcgtgaattaaataaaagaattggttcttgagaatcgacgattaacagtcagagactTTACAGGCGTCATTGAAATATCCGagagatcagtgaaaaccattttgaaagatcatttgagcctaagaaaagtgaaagacgATTCAAAAAaccactaatttttttttggaagaactGCGATGCTGTTAACGTCTGCGAcgttttccgactaccagaatgccatgaaatgtattattacttgCGATGAGCATTGGATCTAAAATTACGAGACAAAAGTGAGTCGAAGCCttaaaaaccacgtcaaagcaggtcaaagatcaaggttatgttcacagttttcttcgattatcgaggtgtggtgcactctgaaTTCCTTCTGGCCagccaaatttttaacaatggatactatttgagtgttatgtcTCGTTTTCGCGAAGCTATTGATTAAAGGAGGCCGTAAtaatgggccgacaactcttgatttttgtatcacgataatgcaccgtcacatactgtcttcgtgagtttttcgctaaactttcaaccaatatcttgccgcaaccaccgtcttcgcctgatttagctccattTGATTtgtggctattcagcaaactcaaatggACACTCcgggaaaaccgttttgagtcagtagaagacattaaacgtgaatcgctacgcgcttTGAAGGCTTTCCGGAAACTGACTTAGCCACcgaaattactttgaagggaacgacatagattttCAAGAACAAAGCCTTACTAGTTTTTGCACATGGAGTAGGATAACACGGGACAATCAGCctttaataaattgtttcaaattgctCCAATCATTCACATTGCATTCAGTTGAGTTAGGCCATTTTAGCAGAGAAGGATAATGAATGCTTTTACTGCTGCAAATGTATTTAAAgagtatttttttcgaaatacacatatacacatatctgTAGTAATTCGTTTGAGAGTCGCCTTGTCagcgaaaaatatgaaataaatgccAATACACACGAGTACTGCAGTGGCAATTGTGGCAGAATGGCAGCCTGGCGCATGTTCTTTACTGCACCATCAAAGCAACCAAGCAATATTGCAGTTATTTACGGAATCTATTtcatactttttgttcaaacaaATTGCTGATAccatttgttaatatttttttgtgctgtgACAATTCTGTCGCATGAACGGTCGCCGAGCAAAGCGCCAGTCGGCAAGGAATGCAGGcaaacaaatttcatatttggGTCGGTATGTACGAGAGCGCACACATAtcgaaaatattgttgaatatttGCTTCAAATGCATGCGTGCACggttatttaaacaaaaacaatacagtGAGATTCTTTTGGAGCGcagagaaagtgaaaaaatgaaataaatgggAATTTGAACAAAAAGGACAGCATTTTGCCAACTCCAATATTTCAATGCAGCACAATTCGAGTTCATATTGCAGGCGAGTGCTAGTAAATGTGTCAGCGTTGTCAGCGTCGATGACATATGGGTGACACAAGAGTCAACTGTTGAATAACAAAAGCAGCAGCGCTAGACAGTTTTCATTTTAACAGtgaaagaatatttttcgaatatttgtATGAGGTACATGAAGCGTTGCTTTTACAAAAGTCCACAAGCAGGAATGGAAAGGAATTTCCAGAAAATTGTAGTGTGTCAAAAAAGTTATGCGTTTCGAAATTTCCTGTCGAAAAATCTACAAAGGCATGATGGAAATTTAAAAGGACCTTAAAAGGCTAACCAATTCATTGGAGAGCTTTTGCTAACTCATTTTCATACTTCTTCGGGGCTTACATATCTACAATTAAGGTAATTAATATGCCTCAGTAGGATCTGGAGAATACTACCTGTACTACCTCGGGCAGATCTGAGGAATTTATGCGATCAAAGCACAACTTGAAATAGTTCTTCAATAGAAAACATATATAGCATACTTCAGATTTACGCCGATCTTCACAGACACTTGTTTGAGGAATGGAATAGGGATTACTCGATATTATTCATCAGGAAGCCTTCAGTGTAATGCACCCTCTAGGTCTTAAATAAAGTCTTACATTCCAAACGACACCCAATATCGAGGAAAATCTCAACAAATTCGTAGATTAAGTACCAGAAGAACTACGCCAGCTTGAATCAAGCCAATTTTGGGTACCCTGTATCGATGTGAACCGTATTCCAGCATGAACGAACATTAttactttataaaattattacttcTAGCAAAGTCTAATCCAAAAAGCTGACagtttttgaacaatttctcgcttcaatttgatgagttcTTTTCGCCAGCATTTCCCTTTAATAGTTTAACTCAGTTTTAAAATCTCACAAGTATAATACAGCGCGCCCTTCCGAACCTACCAAATACAGGGTATTACCACGGCGTCATGAGTATTCTGCTTTGGTTTGAATCATTGGTCAGATTTCCAATGCGAATTTTTCCGTGTAGGACAGTGGCTTTCCAACGCTTGTTCGAAATATCGGAATAATGAAATAAGGTTAAAATTACTCCTTTTCCTCACAAACCGCAATGCATCGTATATAGTTTTAAACCCCATGGAATAAACTATCTTTAGTCACCCTTCTACCAAAACAAGTTATCAATAATTCCTGTAAGCAATGATCTGCTTCAAACCCCAGCGGAGATGATATGACtgacttttttgaaaaaggcAAGGCCAAGATGTAGGTGATTGATTAGAGAGTGAAACAGTGCAGTTGGTGCCaaactaaattttacaataaatggTATATTTCAAGAGCTAAATGAACTCAGTTCCTTgagctgatcatttatttacgTACATACTACTATGatcaaaaagtagtaagacttttttcataattttcaaattcctaATGAACTCTTCAAAGTCTGTGTCGTCCCCTTCAAAATAAAGTCAGTTTATGGAATAATCGTCAATGCGAgaagcgattcacgtttaaagccttcaattgactcaaaacggtttccccggagcgattgtttgagtttgctgaatagccagaagccACACGGTGCTAAATCAAGCTAATACGGTGGCTGCAGCACGTTATGggttaaaaatttggcgaaaaactttcGAAGAATCAAAGCAGTATTTGACGGTACATTACCGTGGTGCTAAAACCAAGAGTTTACGGCCCATAATTCCGCCCGTTTTTTACGAATTGCTTCGCGAAAAAGAGGCATAACACTCGAATAGTATTCACTGATGACAATTTGGGCGGTCGTAAGGAATTCGGAgtacaccacacctcgataatcgaagaaaactgtcaacgtaACCTTGACTTTTGACCTGCCTtgacgttgtttttttttttttatttcggcttACCTTTGTTACGATACTCGGCCGATTAATCGTCGGTTTTCGGATCATAAGCataaatccaagactcatcgcaaGTAATTTTACGTTTCATAACATCATGGTAGGCAGAAGCTTTTAAAATGGCCTaaatgatcttttaaaatggttttcactgatccttccgatgtTCTAACGATTCCAGTAAGATCTCGgactattaatcgtcgattctcaagcaccaattccctaatttaattttattgacgtttgatcattagttgatgttgatggccgtcatTGACATGGTTCGTCGTGAACGCTTTCTcgactctctttgaataatttgtctAATGATCATTCGACGgcaaaactactaagtgaagtAAGATTGCAAGGAAATATAGCTCTAGCTTTTTGTTATGGGGATCAGACGCTATATAGCTGAACCGTCCTTTGTGATCTCATTATATTTTAAGAGTCGACAAAGcgtcttttttcatttcaaatctGCTAATGCGTTAAATTTCTATTCTCTCTAGCTCAGCCCACTAGAAGTCAAAATGTGAGATCCGACGTGTTTTATCCTTAATTTCGCTAGTGCTGGTCAAATAAGAAGAATGTGTTGAAATGTTTCAAATGCTTACGTCACTGGTAGCAGCTATTTAATAATTAGTAACCCACAAGAAGACACCGGAGCTGCAACCCGTTTCCACTCCAGCGACAGCGAGGCTGAGTTACCTTTTCTTACCAACGCATTGGCTTTACAGTTGTCTGCGATCCCGTTATGACCTGATACACAAACTAGTATTATTCAGAAGTAACCCGATACCATTGACAGGTAGGTTAGGCATTAGTGAGTTCAAAGCTAGTATTCCGCTCTACAATTGGAGTAAATAGTCATATCCCTCTTTATTGGTCAGTTCATATAGCAGCTATATATATGGTATGAAGGTCCGATATCGGGATTCTCGACAAATGTGTAGCTCTTGGCGAGAAGaagacgtgtgtaaaatttcagagcaATAACTAAAACTAGTTCCCATATATCTGTGGtcagaattttgaattttaactcACAACTTTACTTTCTTTAtctgaaaatttcaataaatcaaatGTTTTATCTCTctcacaacaaaaatatttaacggcacacaaattttaaacccgaaaacctcaaatttaataatttacgtcaatttagtattaataaatatgaaatatttgaaagtgaatagggaaataagaaaattaagaaTAACCAAAATGCAGATACCCTccacatctgtcaaaaaattcaCATTTCTATAACCCTTTTGTCGGCGTACATTTCGATTTGTTGAATGAATACTGTTATTTGACACGAAATGAGCGCATAATTCAACCGAACTCCGAGCCCCGAAATTGGCAGTGACACTTCGTCATTAAGTGTAGCAAACGCTGACACGATAATTTAACAAAGCCTCTAACAGTGAGTCAGTGGTGCGTTTTCCCGACAGACACTTATgtttcgtgttgttgttgtggcagagAAAGGAGTGGGCCGACAAAAgagaaatgataataaatagtGAAATGCCATTCATTATATCATTGTAAGTGTCAACTGTCACTTAGCATATCCTTTCGCTGTGGACCAAGTGTGTCGTTGACACCCACTGGGGAGTCTGCCACAAGCAGACAACAAGCAAAGCGACCAACAAACAACAATCAGTGATGGTGATGCCGATTCAAACTACACCCATGTATGTTTAAATATGTGTATCTAAGagacatatagtacatatgtatatatgtattaatggatgtgtgcatgtgtgtgtaattaTTTGTGGTTTCGTATCGCTGCGACAATTTATTGATGCGCCGCTTTCCGAGAAGGTCAAGcagatatttgaaaatttatgctaGCATTAACATGAATGTCATACCAAtcaagcaaacaacaacagtaacaacaacaacaaagcagaaCAAACAAACACTTAAGCGACTCATTTACAAGTCACAATGTTTGCacgcatttgtttttgtatgcagGCATGCGTGTTGCACCGCCTTTGCAATCAtctacatatgaatatatgtgcatgttgatggatatgtgtgtgtgtgtggttgcaGTGTAACGCCGCCAATTGATCACTTGCACCGCCTTCGAAGCGATGACTCACTTCATTGACGCGCAAATGCttgaatttatgtaaatacatatctctctgtgtgtgtgttggcgatTCGGTAGACATACTGCATGAGCATAGAATTGCCGCAGGATGGCTTGACTCATTACTTCATTCATTAGTTTACTTTGCACAGGCGCAAGGCCCGGCTCTTTATTGACAACactgtaattatttttatgtttacacACTTTAGGGTGGTTCTTAAATGTCgcgatgacaaaaaaaaacatttaccgCGGCTACACGGACGTTGTAGTAACCTTAACAGGtgcatataaagggtgatccacttCAAGGTTCCaagaaaacacagaaacttcaaagttaatggggaatgtttattatcattcgaaagaacattctgtggcatttattttttgaagattttctcttaGCCGCGGCTACATCTTAAATGGTCCATCCCTTGAgtacaattttcaatgactcgttcgagcattttggttctcaccgacatcattcTTGAAGacatatggatcgatgattcaaccggcccacaaaccacaccaaaccgttgtttttctagATTAAATGGTAGCTCCTAAATCTCTTCAGATCGTCTTCTCTAATATTGCTTGATTACATACCCAttaaaacgtcggatcttcttggaacttttcaagagcccatagagcgaaacgatgtcgtTTGGGTAGGTCGAGCGGCTTCTGCTCTTAtataagctgtattttgttcactttcaatttaaaatctcgttccatacgtcagtccgagttgctgccaatggcgccgaatcgactatccacggaatattattcaataatgaatgatgGTGATGGTGttcgaatagtacgctcagtaggccgattaccaggccataagttgagcgaagcgctcgaaacacattctttgcaGAACGTGTGTTTTCGTAGTAAAGTTGatcgatttgtaaacgttgttcaggcgtaagtctttccatgaaatgccaaacaatactgaacaaaaaacaAGCATGACAGCTTAACACGACGTACAcgtgatctttcaaaataaggctattgaaaaaactaCGAGTAAAGATCCATATCTTAGAAATTGCAGTAGAAGTTCACgtatacattatatatagtatactaaaACGAACGAGGTGATGGCGGCCTTGTTTGTTTACggatttatgtaaaattttgtcagtgtgttcagtaaggtttgtTATTTCTTATGTCACGATACAGTTTGGTACAGCTTTTGGAAATTGTCCACGATTATTATGAAATATCACGTTCTCCGAAAAATACATCAAAAAGTCATCTTCTCAGAAGATGCAAGCAAAATTTTCCATATTGAGGTGTGCTCAATCCTGGTCTGGTTCAAGAAACGCATTTGCATCCCCAAAAATGTACCGTTTGGAGCGAGTTGTCGTAAGGTGACATCATCGGCCCttacttttttcgaaatgaagcaGGAAATACGCTTCATGGCATGCATGCTatctatttaatattttttctgccGGTATTGTGAATCAAAGGTGAACGCCAATTAGCAAGCAAATTTTGAGAAGCTCGAAGACAACATTCAGTGCACTATAAAGGAAATTATAACCGAAATACTGCATCATCGAAAGGTGGCCTAAATGGGTGAATATTTGCAAACGGAGCGTTGAGGGTCATTtgacaatatttttcaattcatttgtGGTATAAAATTATctgtataacaaaaacaaaaaaccataacccattttgagcaaattttaatgtttcatATCATTTTAACCTCACGTCCTTCTTCTTGGTTGACCATTTACAAAGCGATGGACATACAGACTAGCCATGCTACTACTAACTCTTTACCCTGAACTTCTAATAGATATTTTATAAAGCCTTCGATATTTTTTTCCGGTTGTTCAAGTTGAGAAAGGCTATCTCGTTATACGAAAATAGCCAAATACAAGTACATTCAAAATCCagaatttttgctattttaaattgttttgccCTCTACCTATTCGAGAGACGCGGACATTTTAGTTTCAGCAGAAAttgatttatatgtatacttatatatattttgatataaatcCATGAATATTACGAAATATTCATATTCGCGACAATTTCATGGCGTTTGTTTGCAAGATTATGTGATCAGCTGTTTTAACTTGATCGTCGAGTTGCTCCACgacttcaataaaaaaactgatATCAAAACGGCGTTCGCGTTCGAAAAGTGAAGGTGCGGTGGTGGAAAAGTGTGCGTGTATTGCAACTTAAAAGCAATTTCTTGATCTTTTAACGTTCGGATTAAACAATTTCTCTCATATAGCACATGATAGATAGTATAAAACCTCACTTACCCCGATTTCCGCCTGAGGCAGCTGTAATTAAAGTAAAGAACAGAAGTGTTTACTAAATGctcatatatagatatactaaAAATAGATACTATATGgtgtataaaatttattttaacaaagctGTCGGGCTTTACATATTATGGTAACGACAAACgaagaaaacaataaatgtCTGCCAGATATTccattcaattaaattaaatgcattgatttaacataaataattaaacaagtGTTAAAACAGAAATCATTTGTTTCGCGAGGTCTTTTCAAGTATATAACGTGGTAGGAACTTAACCGAAGACATCAGTTGAGTTCCACACTCGCAGTCAAAAAAAGCAAGCCGTTCGAAAAATTGGAACAAACATGCCCAGGAATTTATTTACGCTCCGTAAGTTCAAGGATCTTTCAACTAAATACTTTATTAATATGTGTATACCATTTTCAGTTTTCGGAGCTACGCTGTTAGTCGTCCTAATAATGATGGCTCAAGCTCAACCCGATCCAGAAGTACAAACCATAAGTCCAACACCACCTACTAGGAGACCAACGCCACCTACCCGGCGACCACCCACTCGGCGACCAACACCACCTACAAGGAGACCAACTCCACCTACTCGGCGACCAACGCCGCCCACTCGGCGACCAACTCCACCCACTCGGCGACCAACTCCACCTACTCGGCGACCAACGCCGCCCACTCGGCGACCAACACCACCTACAAGGCGTCCAACACCCCCTACTCGGCGACCAACTCCACCCACTAGGCGACCAACACCACCCACTAGGAGACCAACACGACCTACTAGGCGTCCAACACCTCCCACCAGGCGCCCAACCCCCCGACCAACACCATCCACGACGCCTGCATAATTGGGCCATTAATAAAGGGTAGGGATGTTGCAAGCTTAAGGTGGGCTAACGTCCGGTTAAATGCAAGGGCCTATAAGGAAACGAGTGCCGAACTATGACgcattaaatttttggaatcgCTAAACTGATTAAGAAAGTATTCGAAATTTTATAAGATTTAGAgacatatgtttaaataaaatcaaaaattattctttcaaaatatacatacatatgtatgttttgtggTGGGCGTGAACTCTAAcccatatttttggtataactATGCGTTTCCTGGCAGTTAAATTAAACGGGATAAAtgattgtaaatgaaaaaagaagcCCGACTATTATAGTGGAGATACTTTCATTTAACTTTGGCATTAAAAAGTTACTTTGACTATTTCTGGAAAGCAGTGATCGCCTTCATTGATTAAAGATCGGATGGTAAGCGATAACTACAGTGTGATTGTTTTGAGTTCGTCAGTATTCCGGTGGTAATTCTTTGCTTTCAAATAATCCCTAAAAATCTTTTAATGTTTCATCGTTTTTATACCACATGttctcgaatttttttttaagaaatgaataGTTGGATTCGCGGTTTGAAATGGTGCGCTGTTTCTCTGAGACTAAAAAGCAAGAAAACCTTTTTCGTGGATTTTTTAGCAGACAAAATGATTCAACATTCATAGATACACAAACAACTAGCTAAACAGTCAGTTGTTGGTTATGTAATAGCATTCCATACAGCTCGGATGGATTTTCTGGTACGGCAATTTTACTTATTGCAGCCAACAGATAGTATGCAATTGGTATGTTCATTGTAAACTTGAATGAACTGATTTAATTATTACATCAAGTTCGCATTTAACTAACTTTtccaaataattgaaaaactcCTTCTTCatattcttcacaaaatttatttccattaCTCCATTCGACTTAACTCGCGTGTTCCTcgggttttaaaattaattcctaagtgaaaataaattattttatatgataCGAACAAAAAAGTCATACCTTCAATCTTAATACCTAATCATTCTTGTAGAACCACCCTAAGCTACACATTgtgaaaaaagtacccggaaattgtaatgtAAATTCCCCTggtaaatgaaatttcaaaaaagtttattttgaaaagttggTGGGACTGTTCTTAATTACCATATCAAATATGAGAGCGATCTGTCAaccttcgacttcttcaactgattaaaatattaaaatagttgaaaatcaGCCAACTGTTTGAAAggtggcaagagagctcgacatctctcgtaAGTCAACAATCAACAGAAGAGAGGAACAAAACACGCCAAACCCGTTCAAAAATTAAGGTGATGGTCATTGCTTTTCCGTTATTCAGGATTTGtggcatcatgaatttgttccggagggacagacggtcaataaggagttctatttgaccgtattgaggcgttttgTGTGAGATCATCTGCCGAAATTGTGGAAAATCCATTcctggattttacacgatgataatgcagcGAGCCATGATTGCGAcagaatttaaagccaaaaacgcaattaaTACCATCGATCGACCACCATATTTACCAGGTTTGACGCCGTGTGATTTTGTCTTGTTCCGCAAACTGAAACtgtcgctccgtggaacccgttttcagtcgatcgaacagataaaaaaaaatcgttgaagGAGCTAAAgcccatcccaaaaagtgcttatgaaaagtgtttcgaggactggaaaattttttggcataagtgtatcaattctggtggagattactttgaggcgaccaaataaatattgatgaactaaatattttgcgttttacttacaatttccgggtactctTTTGTCagaatttatgtacatatgtatattatatcaGGTAGTTATAAATCAATACAATTAATACCTTTTAAGCCTTATTACTTATCTTCATCAAAAGACAATGCCAACTACTCGCAGAAAGCGTAGATTACATGCTCTTTTCTTATATTTCTTAGAACAAATGCATTGTATTTTCTATGTGTACATATTCACTACTAAAGATTCCAGTAGCCAGCTCGAAAACACGCCATGGAAGATTAGAAGCTGAAAAGTAAGCTGCTTgaaaagtaatcggaatcggaTCAAAATTATAAGCCAAGAAAGGAACATAAAAGCGATACATTCATATGGAAACtcgtatagtatatacatatgtatacatatatatttatgtacacaaTCCTAAGAAACTGTAATCAGTTTGGAATGTGTGGAATTTCCTACGGCTTACCTATGAACTCACACACAccgaaaacacacacaaatgtacaaacggttgtttttgtagatttccaaaatctgaaaaaaaattgaattcctAACTTCAATTCtcactttcaaattttatttccgctttttatactctcgcaacaagttgctaacgagagtattatagttttgttcacataacggttgtttgtaagtcctaaaactaaaagagtcagatatggggttatatataccaaagtgatcagggtgacgagtagagttgaaatccggatgtctgtctgtccgtccgtccgtctgtccgtgcaagctgtaacttgagtaaaaattgagatatcatgctgaaacttggtacacgtatttcttggctccataggaaggttaagttcgaagatgggcaaaatcggcccactgccacgcccacaaaatggcggaaaccgaaaacctataaagtgtcataactaagccataaataaagatattaaaatgaaatttggcacaaaggatcgcattagggaggggcatatgtggacgcaatttttttggaaaagtgggcgtggccccgccccctactaagttttttgtacatatct contains:
- the LOC126758031 gene encoding uncharacterized protein LOC126758031, whose amino-acid sequence is MPRNLFTLLFGATLLVVLIMMAQAQPDPEVQTISPTPPTRRPTPPTRRPPTRRPTPPTRRPTPPTRRPTPPTRRPTPPTRRPTPPTRRPTPPTRRPTPPTRRPTPPTRRPTPPTRRPTPPTRRPTRPTRRPTPPTRRPTPRPTPSTTPA